The window TTAAACAGTATGAACAATTCATAACAATCAAACATCTCTTGATTTTCGACTGCTACCGTTAAAATGGAGCGGATTTCATTAATGATATTGGCTAATATTTTGACTTGCCCTTCTCGGTCCGGGAACACCGCTTTTTCTCGCTCCACATCGTTGTGCATATCCATTAAGATGAATTGCAAATGACGGTAGTGTTTGGCATCCGATAAATCTTGCAATGTAATGGCTTTAAACGCCTGCAGCAACCCATCTAATAATCGTTGTCTTACTTCATCTAAATCACGCTCATTCAAATATTCTTCGAGTCGCGTTACATCATAATTAATTGCCTTTTGTAATGCCAGGTTGAGCTTCTCAACATATTGATCTTTCTTCAATTGGTCGTTGTACTTCACTGTGTTCTGAATAAGCTGTTGCTGATACGTTATATGCTCTTCTTTCGTAATCTGATCAAACTCCAATTCCCCGAGCTCTTTTAATGGGGTCAATTGATTAAGTATGAATGTATTTTCCGCAGCTTTCCGCGTCAGTCCATATATTCCATACGTTTATACAACTTCATTTTTTATCATCACACTGAAATAGTATGTAGGCATACGCTATTCTCTCCTTAACAAACGAGCTTTTAACTTCAAGTAGTCGTCGTATTTTTTATCAATAAAGGCTAATACCGTTTCTTCGAAAGCTTGAATAAATGCTTCAGATGAACGTTCACAAGTAAATTCGACGGTTACGGTAGAAAACTCGACTAAACTGAACTTACCTGCAGGCTCAAAAAATTCATTCGTGCATACTGATAGCATGATTTTTTCGTTCGCCATATGCCAATGTGTCAGGTCAACAAATCCGTTTACCTGTAATTCACCAGCAACGATCTCACTTTTAAAGCAATAAGCTACTTCAAAATTGTTCGTATCAAAAATATTGCTAATGCGCTGTCTAAATGCATGATCCTTCACTTGAAATTCGATTTCAACGATATGTGGCTTTGTTTGGCTGCTGTTAAACTGCTTGGTGAAGACAAATTTATATGGCTTATCAGCCTCCGGAACGCTATTTGTAGGCGGTACGAATTTATATATATCTCCCATAAGGTTGTACTCCCTCATTAATTTGAATAATTGAAAATACAATGTATATGTGCTATCTTTTTAGTAACAAGAAATCCCCTTACATCATGCAAGGGGAACGTAATAGCTTTTAAAGTATGCCAGTACTTTAAACTGTTATCTCTCCCAATATAATAATCACGATTAAAAACGACCTGATTAGCTCACACGCTCATTATGGTTGTTTTTTTTCGTTTTTACGATTATCAATCCATATCTCTACAGATTTATGTTTTTGCTTTGATTCCCATTTAAAATGGATGCCAAAGCCACTTGCTAACGGGTACAGATAAAGACCTGTCACCATTAGGATAAGTATGAACGCTGTGGTTTCAGCATTGAATAAACTTTTTATCGGTTTTGATAAGCTGCCTTTAGCAAAGATAATAGCTAGTGGTACAGTGATCGGAAGTGTTAGAATTGCCATTCCGTTATGCTTACTTTTAATGTCGCCACCCCCTTTCTTGTTTAGGGAGAGCAACTCGCCCATCAAATACAAACAGCCGTATAAACGCATAGTATGGTCCTTATTCATTATTGGAACAATGGTGAATCCTACACTGTCGAAGGAACAATAAAAAAACTGCCCGTGAATACACCCTATATCACAATTCTCTCTCCTCAAGGGGATAAAAGGATTTATATCCCACACATCATGAAAATCCGTTTGTATGATGCGTAAGAAGCATTACAATTCATTTCAATAGGTAACCTAAAGCACTGATATTATTAGAGCAGTATGAAAACACACAGAGAAGGATCCTAAAATGAAAAAGGGATTAAATTATTCAATCTTACTAGTAATGACCATTCTTATGGTTGGTTGTACTACTGTAGAAGAAGATGTACCTGTCACAAATGCAGAAACAATAACAGCTTCCCAAGAAGCAAGCATAGCTAATAAAAATTAAGTTATTGAAAAGGAGAAAACTGTCACTACGGTTGTTGATGGGCCAGTAGTAGAAGAAACGCCAATCCAACAAAATGATGAACTGTTCTCAGGATACAAACTTATTGAAGTGGGTGGTGGGGATTTATCTGGTTATCGTGAACCTAATGTTGTCGTAGACATTGGTTATGGTGATCGTGAGTACTGGGCATTTACGAATGAATACGGCCAATTAGTACGTGTCATTGCTGACGAAATCATTTTACAAGATGAGCGTAACGAACCTTTCTTATCGTCTGGAAGATATTATCCTGATGAGGCAAAGGTTCCTGGTGTCGAAAGTGATGTTTTAGATGAAGGACATGTCATTGCTGATTCACTTGGAAGGGTATTGAATGCTAAGTTTGGTTTCATATTGAATAGATAAGGCATGAAATCTTTGAAATCTCCAAATAAGTGGCTAATTAAGCAACCCTCTTAAAATAAAAAGAACCTCCCCCTAAGGGAAGGTTCTTTTCCTATAATTCAATTATTCACAACCTCCAAGGTCATATACAAGAACTTTTTCAGGTTTTGATTTGCCATCATATTGTCCAATATATACCTTATTCTTTGACTTGGCATTTTTCCAAAGAGCTAAGGTGTCAAGATGATATCCCGTTTCCTTTATATTTGAATCCAGTTCAATCATTTCTGTAGTTGAGTGATATACAGCTGTCTCTTCTTCCCATGTGATATTAATGTAACCAGGGAAACCAAGTTCTTCAGCAATAGAGGACTTTCCACAATGCGGTATATCTGAAGATATAACCGCATCCAATTTCGGTCCTTCCCATCGTTTAGGTGGGGGGGAGATTTCTGAATTACTTTCTTCATTGCTATCAACTGTAATTACCTCTGTGTCTGAAGAACAAGCACCTAAAAACAATAACATTAGCAACGGAACAAGGCGAAGAAAATTCTTCACACTTTCCGCCCCCTTCCTTAGAGATGAAAGATATCTTATTCAAGATTTTCCATTAATGTTTTTACACTATTCAATTTATTATTCTTTTTAATATCATTTTGAAGTCCATGACTTTCTTCAATTGGTCCAACATAATCTAATTGACCAAATGATGTTAATTTGATTTTACCTTGCCACACACCTTGAATCATATATGATTTATTATCGGTCACTGGCCCTTGATATTCATACAAAAACAAAAGATATTTATCTCCTAAATGTAACAACGGCATACCACCTAGAGCATATTCATTTCCCTGGTACACTCCACCATTATCAAGAATCGTAATTTCCTTTGTTCCTAAAGATCCCTTCAATTCGTTTATAACTTTCACTTGGTTTTTAGAAAATAAGAGTCCTTCATAATCAATTGTTTCAGGATCAGTAATTACTTCAACTTCAGCAATGTAAGGTGTTTCCTTTGTCATATGAGCTATAGATGTATACTCTTGAGCTAAAGATAAGGGAGCAGCATCATACATAGGTTTAGGTGTAGCTGTAGCCCAACCCACCAAAAACATTAAAATCGCTGAACAAGCTAGAGCTATCATATAGATTTTCTTTTTCACTCTTTCACCTCTTATCCTTTAGTTTAATAAAGAGCATTTACACCACTGATATCATCAGTTTTTGGAGTATCTGCACCTGTTGGACTACTCATTAAAACTCCAGATTTATCACTATGTTTTAATCCTAATGCGTGACCCATCTCATGTGCAGCTGTTGCCTTCTTAGAATATGCTGGACAGCCACTAACAGGAGGCTCTTGAATCTGAACAGAGTTACGAGACCAGTTTTTATTTGGGTATCCGCCATAATTAATATAATTTCCACTTGAATCTAAATAGTAAGTAAATCCACACCAACTAACATTTCCAAAGTTACCTACAAAAAAATCAAGCGTTTGATTATTAGTTGACTTTTCTGCGTATGAAGCCCCTGTTGAAGTAGCATTCCATGCAGTTACTCCTGAACGAATGGATGAACCCCAATTGCCACTCGGATCACCAACATAAAAAGTTTTACCTGAAATTCCACCATTTAATTTGTATGGTGATGTAGTTACATATGCAAGTACTTGCCCGGTGCCGAAAAATGTAATCATTACAATCAAGAATAACGGAATTATTCTTCTTTTCTTGCTAAACATAACATTTCCTCCTTTCTTATATTATTAACTCTAATACTAAAACGAATAATTTCTCTCTTTACAGTCGAGTTGAAAAACATTTCCATGCCCTCCCTATAAAGAATCTTTTTTTACTGCTATACTAAATTTCTATATATTTAGTAGAAATACCTCCCATATTATGTATTTATTACAAATAAAATCCTCTTATTTAATGTTAACTATTAACTTACATCTTCAAAAGGAGAAAGTCAGGTTCGAGCCTTTTTAGATAAAGGCAAACCATATCGTAAGAGCTTTAGTATTAAACATACTCTTGATGGTTTAGATAATTTCCACATTTTCACCATTGTCTCGTTGTTCAATAACTGGATCGTTTAAATCAACATAGCTTTCGAATAATTTTCGAAACGCCCTTTATACATTGCTCAATTCTATTTCATCGAACATTTCCTGCATTTCATTAACGATATTTAACATTCTTCATAACCTCTCTCATCAGTATTTAGAAAGAAAGCGTCTATACAATTAATAAAATTAATCATACGACGCCTTCAGTAATATTTAAGCCTTAATAGTATTTGCCACGATTGAAGTCTTTTTGTACTTCACTTCAACCTTACCTGTAACCTGTACCATTTGCCCTTTATTCAATTTTTCTTTGTTGGCTGCATAAACATTTGGGAAAACAGTAAGTGAGACTGTACCGGTTTCGTCAGACAGCTTTACAAAGGCCATTTCTTGATTCTTTTTCGTTATCGTAGGCTTTACTTCTTCAATCAGACCAATTACTTGCACCTGTTCGTTTTCAGTAAGCTTATTAAGCATTTGCTCATATCCTTTAGCACGATACGCTTCCACTGGATGTTTCTCTAACGAAAATCCTAATACGCTCATTTCTAAGTCATAATTAGAAGTCGTTGCAACTTCCTTCTCCGTTTGCTCGGCAAAGAAGAAACTTAAATCGTCGCCACCAGCTGCTATTTCTGCTAGTAAGCTATTACGATCTGCTCCATATGATGTGTCAAATGCCCCTACTTTAATTAGTGACTCAATTTCTTTTTCATATTTTTGAACATTCATTGTAAACTTAAATTCGTTCACTGTCGCCGCGCTCTTTGTCGCATGTGCGATTGTGTCAGCTGTAGCGACTGAAATTCCACTTACGACATTAAAGCCGAGACGAACTTTTCCTTGCTCAGACTTACATTCATGTGAACTCATTTTTACATCGACAGGTAATACCTCAACGCCTAACTCCTTCATTTCAGCTAAAAGCGTCTTGATTTTAGACACGTTGCCAACCGCTTTGTTTAATAGAGCAGTAAAGAAGTGTGAAGGATAATTCGCTTTTAAATAAGCCATTTGATAAGTAATCATACTGTATGCAGTCGAGTGTGATTTTGGGAAACCATACTCAGCAAATCGCACAATTACTTCAAAGATTGCCGTAGCATTTTCAGCTGTATGCCCTTGCTTAACAGCACCTTCAACAAATTGCTTTTGTTGCGCCTCTAATACTTCACGTTTTTTCTTACTGATCGCTCGACGTAGTAAATCGGCTTGCCCTAAGCTATAGCCAGCGTATTGACGAGCAATAAGTAAAATCTGCTCCTGGTAAATAATAATCCCGTATGTATCCGCTAAAATGTTTTGAATTGAAGCGTCTACAAATTCCACAGGAACTTCACCTTTTTTACGTGCCGCGTATTGAGGAATAAATTCCATTGGGCCCGGACGATATAATGCGTTTACTGCAATAATGTCATTGATTGATGTTGGCTCTACCGACATAAGCGCGTTTCGCATACCTTCTGATTCTAATTGGAAAATCCCTTCAACAGCACCCTTCTGTAAAAGCTCGAATGTAGCGCGGTTATCCAATGGAATCGTATGTAGCGTTGGCTTGATTCCGTAAGTTTTTTCAAGTGATTGTAAAACTTCCTCAATGACACGTAATGTCGATAAGCCGAGGAAATCCATTTTCAGAACGCCTTGACTCTCCACTTCATTCATATCCCATTGTGTGATGTGCTTTGTATCAGTACCTTTTGTAACCGGCACATATTCTACAAGGGGTTGCGGTGTAAGAATTACACCTGCAGCATGAGTTGAAGTATTTCGAGTAAGTCCTTCAATTTGGTAAGCAAGGCTGAACCATTGCTTATTACGATCCGATTTATTTACGAAATCTCTTAATGTTTGTGAGCATTCATAAGCTTCTTTTAAAGTCGTTTTTCTTGTACGGTCTAGTAATGTAGACATTTGCTTTAATTCCGCTGGCTCCATTTGAAGCATACGCCCAGTGTCACGAGCAGCCGCTTTCATCGCAAGCGTACCGAATGTGATAATTTGAGCCACATGTTGTGAACCATATTTACGTTCGAAATATTGTACGACTTCAACGCGTCGTGTATCCAATATATCAACGTCAATATCAGGCATAGTAATACGCTCCGGATTTAAAAAGCGTTCAAAGAGCAAGTCATACTGTAATGGATCAACATTGGTAATGTATAGGCTGTACGCAACTAAAGAACTTGCTGACGAACCACGCCCGGGACCTGTTAAGATACCTTCTTTACGACAGAAATTAATAAAATCAGAAACCATTAAAAAGTAAGAGGCAAAGCCTAACCCATTGATAACAGAAATCTCGTAATCTAGTCGTTCCTGGTACTTACTAGGAATATCACCAAAAACTCCACCGTTTATACGTACTTTTAAACCTGCAGTCGCTAATTCTCTTAAAATATCAGCATCATTCTTCCCTTCTGCTAACGGGAATTGAGGCATATGGAATCGCTTTTCAGGATAATTAATATTGCTTGATGCAATTAGTGAACGTGCATTTTCAAGCCAAAGCGGTTTATCGCTAAACCATTGTGACAGTTGAACTTGCGTTGGCATGTAGCTATTTTTATCTTCCTCAGTTAAATAGCCCATCGAACCTGCGTCGATACCGCGCACTAATGCGTAAGCATTGGCTTGGTCGGGTCTAATGAAATAACTATTGTGCATTGCAATGATTGGTAGGTTGTTATCAGCTGCAACAACTTGTGTTTGTTCCTCAATCTGAAGCTTTTCTCCATTTGTACGGATAACGCCTAAGTAAATTCCCTCTGAATAAATAGGCGTAATCCAATTTAAATTAGAATACTTGGGCCAATCTCCTAAATAGAAAGGAATAACAGCTTTTAAACCCTCGCTATACGCTTTTAAATCGTCAGAAGAACATTTCTCCTTCGGTGACATTTTAATAGCACTAGATAGCTTGATAAGGTTTTTATAGCCCTTCTCATTCATCGCATAAACTTGTAGTGGCAACACATCATTTGTATCTAACTCGAATGATAATGCAGGCACTAAATTTAATCCTTCTTTCTTGAACAAATCACGACGGTTAATGAAACCAAATAAATTATCATTTGTGACCGCACATCCTGTAGCTCCTTGTTCTTTTAAAAACGATACTAACGCCTCGCTTCGAATTGTGCTCTTTAAAATACTTTCCTCAGTTTTAACATTAATGTACATAATCGTATCTCTCCTTAAAAAATGTTTAAGAATTATTGCTACGAATTATGTTGCTTCACTCTTTTTCTATGAAAACGAAAAAAACTACTATCGGTGAACAGACGAATCCCTTGTAGGTTTTCGGTGTTCACTAAATAGTAGTTAGTGTAAAAGAGCTGAACCGACATAGTGGTTTAGCAACATAAAAGTAAAAGTAAAATAACAAAAATTCTATTTTGATTATAGCATTCCTGATACTTATTGTTAAGTGTTAATGAAATTTACCGGCCTTATTAGCGATTTACGCGACCTGTTAGGAAATACTTCCATAGAAGCAACGAGCCTTTACTTAAATACATCAAATGAGAGGAAATTCAAGTTCTTAAAACCTCGACAACGCACTTCGTAGAGCGCAGCACTTAAAAGTGGATACAGAAATTCATTAGTTTAAAAGCAAGTAAAGCGGACGCTTTTTTCGTTTTTAATGGTCATGGATTTTTGGCTCTAGTTGCGAAACTGCTTACTCATACTTTGCTAATCAAGTTTTCATGATTTACTTAATTAGAGCCTGTTTCAAAATTCATTCCTTACCATCCACTGATCCTATTCTTCTTTTTGTAGCTGCCCCCTAAGATTACAGGTAAATTTTCAATCAAAAAGCAATTCACTAAAGAATATTCCAAAACAAATACCTAAAATTAAAATAAATGAATATAACAATTTAATTTTTAATGATTGATTATTAAAAACCATTCCTGAATAACGATACACCCAATATAATAATGGTAAAACCACTACAATACAGAAAATACTTTCAAAGGAAAAGCTTAAATTTATCGTAGGGTTATTTTCAGATATAATAACAACCCAACATCCCATTATAAAACCGATTGTATAACCACCAAATATAAAATGTTTTAACTCATTTGACCTTTTTATTTCCATGCTTGTTTCCACCCATATCTATTTATATAGCCACTACCGGTATACCAACCAATTATACCAAGATCACCCCAAGTGAAGACAGTTTTCAACAGAATTTTACTTGCTGCTTTAGCACTATATTTCCGAATTTGCTTTTGTGCATTTTTAAGTAATAATTGTTGTTCTTGCCTTGAATTCGCCATAGTATTTTTTATGTCAGCAACTAAATAACTAAAAGTTTTTTTCCCATTAATATAAGCTTTTATACTTGCTTTAACACCATTTAATATTTTCTCTCCAAAAAGAAGATAAGGGGCAATACTACCGTTTTTTAGAGAATTATATAAACTAGCTGGAATATAAAAACTCATCCATTTACCCAAACCATATAGTAATGCATTTTTTATTCTGTTAAAAGTAACTGAAAAGGTAGATTCACCATTTGGATCCACCATCATTACTGGATTATTATTTGCATAATTATATCCATTCATCGTAATCGGATTCATTGTATCGCCACGCACTGGATCCAGTGACAAAAATACACCTGTATCCGGATTGTAATAACGAGCCATTAAGTAGTACAGCTTTGTTTCTTCGTCAAAGCGGTAACCCGCATATCGGTAAGGATTCACACTTGCCATCGTTCCTGCTTGCGATAAAATATTTCCCCATGCATCATACGTATATTCTGCAACAACAGTTCCGCTTGCATCGGTTAAAGCTAGTACATCTCCGCGATAATTCGTTAAATAATAATAAATTGAATCACCATACGTTATCGTTAATGGGTGACCGTTTATATCATACGTGTAGGTCTTTGTAATGACGCCACTGGCATTTTCTTCAAACAACACATAATTACTTGTTCCATCATAACGATAGTATGTTTCTGTCGACTCTACCTTACTGTAAATACGGCGACCATTTTCATCGTATTTGTACTCTGCAACTTTGACCCCATCAATTGTCTTAACACCTGTTAACTGATCAAAGGCATTCCATTCATATTGATATCGACCGTCATTTGTAAGATTACCATTTGGATCAACAGTATAGTCTTGCGTCCCTGCCTTTGTCATTTGGTTCGCTTCGTTAAAGGTATATATAGTTGTTATAACTCCATTTTTTGTAACCGTTTTTTGCGTACGATTGCCGACCTTATCATATTGGTACTGAATGATTTGGCCGTCTGGCAGCTTTTCTTGAGTTAATTGATTTAGCTTATCATACGTATAGTAAGTAGTCCCACTGCCACTTGTAACGGCTGTAATGTTCCCGTTGGCATCATAGCTATAGGCATTCGTTTTCCATGGCGTTGTGAGGGTATTTGTGTATAACTTTTCATTTTGCAGTTGTGTGCTGGTCCCTTTATACCCGTTTTCTATGGCCGACCTTGAATTACCAAAGCTTGTATTTGTTTTTAATCCGTTTTTGTCATAGGCAAAGGTCGCTAACGGTGAAGTGTTGGAAACTATAGCTGACAGCTGGCTATTTGAATTGTACTGATAAACTAGCTTATATTTGCCGAATTGTACGTTAGCCAATTTATCTATTTCGTAGCTGTAATGCACGTCATTTGGTGACTGATCATTAAAGCGCACAGTTTGCAACATGCCATCCTCATTAGCTGTATAGTGGACTGTCTCATTTGCATTGTGATTAATAGCTGTTGTAGTAAGTCCATCTGGATGCGTCGTATACTGTAAGACACCATTCGCTGTGATGGTGCTTGTACCATCAGCTTTAAAAGTATAGGCAATTTTATCATTATTTGCTTTTTTAATACCTGTTAAGTCCCCATCCTTATTATAACTATATGATGTTTCTTGACCCCGTGCGTTGGTTTCTTTTGCAACTTGATTTTGTGGCGTATAAGTTAGCTCCATTGTCTCATTCAATGCATTTGTATTCGTTAAAAGATTGCCGTTCCCGTCATACGTGTAGGATGTTTTATTCTCTTCGGAATCAATAACGGCTGTTAATTCATTTTTCAAGTTATAATTGTAATTTGTTTGCTGACCTTTTTCATCCGTACTGGAAATTGTATTTCCGTACATATCCGTAACAATCGTTGAAGTAGTTCCTAAAACATCGTCTTTATATACGGTAGATTCTTCTCCATTAACGTAGCTAGTCGTATAGGTTTCTGTACTTCCATTTGGATAGGTTAATTTAACTAAATCACCCATAGAATTATTCATGTAAGTGGTAATATCCCCATTTAGCGCTTTTATAGAAATCAAATTTTCTTTATTGTCATAGGTGTAAGCAATAACAGTTTTATCTGGTGCCGTTTCTGATAATACTGATTGTTTTGCATTATACGTATAAGTTGTTACTAATTGATTGGGATCTATGTTTGTTAACATGCTACCTTTTGTATTATACGTATAGCTTTGAATGGCATTAGTCCCATCTGTGTAAAAAATTGTTTCTTTTAATACATTATAGTTGTCATCGATTTCATAAGCTGTTCGCTCTCCAGATGGCTGTAGGATTTCTGTTACAATAAAGTTGCCGTTTAAAGTATATTCAGTTTTTAAGCCTTCAGGTGAAGTAACGGTCATTTTACTTGTGGGACGATCCAATTTGTATATTGTCGAATCCATTACTCCATTTCGTGAAACTTCGGTCAAATCTAATGCGCTATTGTACATAAATGTTGTTACATTTCCATTCGCATCTTTAACTTGGGCTAATTGATTATTCTCTGTATA of the Solibacillus isronensis genome contains:
- a CDS encoding matrixin family metalloprotease — its product is MFSKKRRIIPLFLIVMITFFGTGQVLAYVTTSPYKLNGGISGKTFYVGDPSGNWGSSIRSGVTAWNATSTGASYAEKSTNNQTLDFFVGNFGNVSWCGFTYYLDSSGNYINYGGYPNKNWSRNSVQIQEPPVSGCPAYSKKATAAHEMGHALGLKHSDKSGVLMSSPTGADTPKTDDISGVNALY
- a CDS encoding DNA polymerase III subunit alpha, whose protein sequence is MYINVKTEESILKSTIRSEALVSFLKEQGATGCAVTNDNLFGFINRRDLFKKEGLNLVPALSFELDTNDVLPLQVYAMNEKGYKNLIKLSSAIKMSPKEKCSSDDLKAYSEGLKAVIPFYLGDWPKYSNLNWITPIYSEGIYLGVIRTNGEKLQIEEQTQVVAADNNLPIIAMHNSYFIRPDQANAYALVRGIDAGSMGYLTEEDKNSYMPTQVQLSQWFSDKPLWLENARSLIASSNINYPEKRFHMPQFPLAEGKNDADILRELATAGLKVRINGGVFGDIPSKYQERLDYEISVINGLGFASYFLMVSDFINFCRKEGILTGPGRGSSASSLVAYSLYITNVDPLQYDLLFERFLNPERITMPDIDVDILDTRRVEVVQYFERKYGSQHVAQIITFGTLAMKAAARDTGRMLQMEPAELKQMSTLLDRTRKTTLKEAYECSQTLRDFVNKSDRNKQWFSLAYQIEGLTRNTSTHAAGVILTPQPLVEYVPVTKGTDTKHITQWDMNEVESQGVLKMDFLGLSTLRVIEEVLQSLEKTYGIKPTLHTIPLDNRATFELLQKGAVEGIFQLESEGMRNALMSVEPTSINDIIAVNALYRPGPMEFIPQYAARKKGEVPVEFVDASIQNILADTYGIIIYQEQILLIARQYAGYSLGQADLLRRAISKKKREVLEAQQKQFVEGAVKQGHTAENATAIFEVIVRFAEYGFPKSHSTAYSMITYQMAYLKANYPSHFFTALLNKAVGNVSKIKTLLAEMKELGVEVLPVDVKMSSHECKSEQGKVRLGFNVVSGISVATADTIAHATKSAATVNEFKFTMNVQKYEKEIESLIKVGAFDTSYGADRNSLLAEIAAGGDDLSFFFAEQTEKEVATTSNYDLEMSVLGFSLEKHPVEAYRAKGYEQMLNKLTENEQVQVIGLIEEVKPTITKKNQEMAFVKLSDETGTVSLTVFPNVYAANKEKLNKGQMVQVTGKVEVKYKKTSIVANTIKA
- a CDS encoding RHS repeat-associated core domain-containing protein, with the translated sequence MSNGTQFVNLGTLNNILQYQDFSLLNHAGFGLDFIRTYNSKDYEKSAFGYGWTFTGDQKLFIGTGDSKQDIQYKDEDGTIHTFTYKASTNSYESPRGLYDVLNVTDNIYTITTPTGLVTKFEVKESAADTNVRVAYITEQKDLNNNAITYSYNLKNQLESIYTSADSTHQKLVFSYNPSNLISKITHNNQVYTYTYSNDYLIKVTQKRSVTNTTDTTSTEFFYTENNQLAQVKDANGNVTTFMYNSALDLTEVSRNGVMDSTIYKLDRPTSKMTVTSPEGLKTEYTLNGNFIVTEILQPSGERTAYEIDDNYNVLKETIFYTDGTNAIQSYTYNTKGSMLTNIDPNQLVTTYTYNAKQSVLSETAPDKTVIAYTYDNKENLISIKALNGDITTYMNNSMGDLVKLTYPNGSTETYTTSYVNGEESTVYKDDVLGTTSTIVTDMYGNTISSTDEKGQQTNYNYNLKNELTAVIDSEENKTSYTYDGNGNLLTNTNALNETMELTYTPQNQVAKETNARGQETSYSYNKDGDLTGIKKANNDKIAYTFKADGTSTITANGVLQYTTHPDGLTTTAINHNANETVHYTANEDGMLQTVRFNDQSPNDVHYSYEIDKLANVQFGKYKLVYQYNSNSQLSAIVSNTSPLATFAYDKNGLKTNTSFGNSRSAIENGYKGTSTQLQNEKLYTNTLTTPWKTNAYSYDANGNITAVTSGSGTTYYTYDKLNQLTQEKLPDGQIIQYQYDKVGNRTQKTVTKNGVITTIYTFNEANQMTKAGTQDYTVDPNGNLTNDGRYQYEWNAFDQLTGVKTIDGVKVAEYKYDENGRRIYSKVESTETYYRYDGTSNYVLFEENASGVITKTYTYDINGHPLTITYGDSIYYYLTNYRGDVLALTDASGTVVAEYTYDAWGNILSQAGTMASVNPYRYAGYRFDEETKLYYLMARYYNPDTGVFLSLDPVRGDTMNPITMNGYNYANNNPVMMVDPNGESTFSVTFNRIKNALLYGLGKWMSFYIPASLYNSLKNGSIAPYLLFGEKILNGVKASIKAYINGKKTFSYLVADIKNTMANSRQEQQLLLKNAQKQIRKYSAKAASKILLKTVFTWGDLGIIGWYTGSGYINRYGWKQAWK